DNA from Paludisphaera mucosa:
CGAGCCGTCCTTGCGGACGACGGCCCGGGGATAGCCGAGGTCCCGGCCCCCGCCGTCGTCGCGGAGGATGATCGCCTCGCCCCAGCTCCGCCCGGCGTCGCCGCTGAGCCGGGCCCGCATGCCGAACGGCGCCGCGCGATAGCCGTAGATCAGGCACAATCGGCCGTCCGGAAGGTGCAGCAGGGCCGGGGGGTTCCCCTCGCCGGCGTCGGGCTCGGGCCGGCCCAGGAGGCTCCAGCTGCGGCCGCCGTCGTGGGACGCGAAGGCCTCGATCCAGCTATGGGGCGGGTCCGCGCGGCGGATCGTCGTGACGAGGTCGTCGGGCCCGAGCGCGATGGTCGAGGGCATGATCGCATAGCCCGGCGGCTCCGGGCCGATGTATGCGAGGAAACGCCAGCTCAGGCCGCCGTCGGTCGTCTCGGCGCAGAACGGACGGCCGTCCTTCGCGTTCGCTTTCGAGGCCGTGAGGAACAGGCGGCACTCCGACGGTCCGCCGACGAGGTAGTCGGTGCGGGCCATGACGCCGACCTGGCCCATGAGCGGTAAGCGATACGGCCCGCTCCAGGCATGGCCGCGATCCGTGCTGAAGTACAGCCGCGAGGCTCCCGCGTTCGAATCCTCCATCCGGAGGGTCATCGCGAAGTCCGGGCGGGTCAGCGGGAGCGGCGTGGTCAGCGGGGCGGGATCGGGCTCGCCGGGCCCTGCGGGGAGCAGGCCGTGCCGCATGCCGGCCGCGCCGGTCTGAACGCCCGCCGGCAGGGGACGCTCGACCTTCCACGTCGCGCCGCCGTCGAGGCTGCGGGCCAGGAGGTGCTCCTCGGGCCTCTCTTTATCGATGTGGTGGTACGGCCCGCGATCCTTGTACCAGCCCCGGCTGAAGCCGACGAGGATCTCGTCGCCCCAGCTCCAGATCCCGTGGTTCGCCGGCCAGCCCGCGAACCGACCGCGCTCGGCGTAGACGACGACGTTGTGGATCTCGCGGGGAGGTTCCGCCCGCGAGGACGGGCCGACGCCCGCGAGCCAGGCGGCGAGGAACGACGCCAGGGCACGAACGGCAGGAATCGATCGCCGCTTCGGAACGTCGTTCATCACGCTGGCGAGCCCCCCGGTCGAATCGTCCACAGCCTGCCTGCCGTCCGGACCTCAACTGTGCCCATCGGGCCGATGCGGGGCAAGACCCGGCCGGGCCGGCGTCGCCCATCGTGCGGCTCAAGCCGTCGGCGTGTAGCCGAGCACGACGTCGAACCGCGCGGCCAACTCGCCGATCTTCGAGCCCGCGATGGGCGCGAATTCCACCGGCAGCTTGTCGCCCCCCTTCGCGGCCGTGACCCGCCGAAACAGCCCGTCGCGCTCGTTGCCGGGGTGCCCCTTGACGAAGCACTCGGTCGTCGGCTGGAGCTTGTTCTCCTTCCAGATCTTGAAGTGGATGTGGGCGGCCGGCCGCCCTGTGTAGGGGACCGGCTTGATGGTCCGGAAGTAGTATTCGCCGGTCGAGCCGGTGAGGAAGCGGCCGAATCCCTGCAAGTTGGCGTCGAACTTGTCCCCTTTT
Protein-coding regions in this window:
- a CDS encoding sialidase family protein; its protein translation is MNDVPKRRSIPAVRALASFLAAWLAGVGPSSRAEPPREIHNVVVYAERGRFAGWPANHGIWSWGDEILVGFSRGWYKDRGPYHHIDKERPEEHLLARSLDGGATWKVERPLPAGVQTGAAGMRHGLLPAGPGEPDPAPLTTPLPLTRPDFAMTLRMEDSNAGASRLYFSTDRGHAWSGPYRLPLMGQVGVMARTDYLVGGPSECRLFLTASKANAKDGRPFCAETTDGGLSWRFLAYIGPEPPGYAIMPSTIALGPDDLVTTIRRADPPHSWIEAFASHDGGRSWSLLGRPEPDAGEGNPPALLHLPDGRLCLIYGYRAAPFGMRARLSGDAGRSWGEAIILRDDGGGRDLGYPRAVVRKDGSVVVVYYYHDRTGPDRYLAATIWKP
- a CDS encoding intradiol ring-cleavage dioxygenase, whose translation is MFDIISRPSRRGFLDALALGAAGYSARGTFADEPERTPRVQEGPFYPTKLPLDTDNDLLGINDAITPAVGEITHLTGKILDSRGEPIRNAVVEIWQCDRDGAYLKPHLEKGDKFDANLQGFGRFLTGSTGEYYFRTIKPVPYTGRPAAHIHFKIWKENKLQPTTECFVKGHPGNERDGLFRRVTAAKGGDKLPVEFAPIAGSKIGELAARFDVVLGYTPTA